A window from Peromyscus eremicus chromosome 1, PerEre_H2_v1, whole genome shotgun sequence encodes these proteins:
- the LOC131897162 gene encoding olfactory receptor 5B2-like — protein MLCVTNSSRMRTFILLGLTDNPELEVPLFITFTFIYLITLIGNLGMIVLIWLDSRLHTPMYLFLSNLSLADCVYSSAVTPKVMAGLLTGDKVISYGGCVTQMFFFVSFASVDCFLLAVMAFDRHAAVCKPLHYTITMTTSVCAHMVIGCYVFSLAESSIYSGFIFYLSFCHSNVIHHFFCDIPPILDLSCSDTYVNEIVLFIITSFNVFFALIVILTSYAFIFIAILRMRSAEGRKKAFSTCASHLTAVTIFYGTIIFMYLQPSSSHSMDNDQVASVFYTIVVPMLNPVVYSLRNKEVHNSLKKVIEKMNSVQHLVLIRKLYNLYN, from the coding sequence ATGTTATGTGTGACCAACAGCAGTAGAATGAGAACGTTTATACTTTTGGGACTAACTGACAACCCAGAGCTGGAAGTCCCCCTGTTCATAACATTCACCTTCATCTATCTCATTACACTGATTGGGAACTTGGGCATGATTGTGTTGATTTGGCTGGACTCCCGTCTCCACACTCCCATGTATCTTTTCCTCAGTAATCTCTCTCTGGCAGACTGTGTTTACTCCTCAGCTGTGACTCCAAAGGTGATGGCTGGGCTTCTCACAGGGGATAAAGTTATCTCCTATGGGGGATGTGTTACTCAAATGttcttctttgtgtcttttgcCAGTGTTGACTGTTTCCTACTTGCTGTTATGGCTTTTGACAGGCATGCTGCAGTTTGTAAGCCCTTACATTACACCATAACCATGACTACTAGTGTGTGTGCTCATATGGTGATTGGCTGCTATGTGTTCAGTTTAGCTGAATCTTCTATCTATAGTGGGTTTATCTTTTATCTCTCCTTCTGCCATTCTAATGTGATTCATCACTTTTTCTGTGATATCCCTCCAATCCTGGATCTTTCCTGCTCTGATACATACGTGAATGAGATTGTGCTCTTTATCATAACGTCCTTCAATGTCTTTTTTGCTCTGATAGTTATCTTGACCTCCTATGCATTCATATTCATTGCTATCCTGAGGATGCGTTCAGCAGAAGGACGGAAGAAAGCTTTCTCTACTTGTGCATCCCACCTTACTGCTGTGACCATATTCTATGGAACTATAATCTTTATGTACCTACAGCCCAGTTCTAGTCATTCCATGGACAATGACCAAGTGGCATCTGTGTTCTACACCATAGTAGTTCCCATGTTGAACCCAGTTGTCTATAGCTTAAGGAATAAAGAAGTTCATAATTCTTTAAAGAAAGTCATTGAAAAGATGAATTCTGTTCAACACCTAGTTTTAATTAGAAAGTTATACAATTTGTACAATTAA
- the LOC131897171 gene encoding olfactory receptor 5B2-like, with product MSYLENSTKVTKFTLLGLTDNPELEVPLLITFTFIYLITLFGNLGMIVLIWLDSRLHTPMYLFLSNLSLADCVYSSAVTPKVMAGLLTGDKVISYGGCVTQMFFFVSFASVDCFLLAVMTFDRHAAVCKPLHYTTTMTTSVCAHMVIGCYAWGLFESAIHTGFTFSLSFCHSNVVHHFFCDIPPILSLSCSDIYVNEIVLFILALFNVFFALIVILTSYAFIFIAILRMHSAEGRKKAFSTCASHLTAVIIFYGTVIFMYLQPSSSHSMDNDQMASVFYTIVVPMLNPVVYSLRNKEIHNTFKKAVEKMKTFLSS from the coding sequence ATGTCATACTTGGAGAATAGCACTAAGGTGACTAAGTTTACACTTTTGGGATTGACTGACAACCCGGAACTGGAAGTCCCCCTGCTCATAACATTCACCTTCATCTATCTCATCACACTGTTTGGGAACTTGGGCATGATTGTGTTGATCTGGCTGGACTCCCGTCTCCACACTCCCATGTATCTTTTCCTCAGTAATCTCTCTCTGGCAGACTGTGTTTACTCCTCAGCTGTGACTCCAAAGGTGATGGCTGGGCTTCTCACAGGGGATAAAGTTATCTCCTATGGGGGATGTGTTACTCAAATGttcttctttgtgtcttttgcCAGTGTTGACTGTTTCTTACTTGCTGTCATGACTTTTGACAGGCATGCTGCAGTTTGTAAGCCCTTACATTATACCACTACAATGACTACTAGTGTGTGTGCTCATATGGTGATTGGCTGCTATGCCTGGGGCTTGTTTGAGTCTGCAATACACACTGGATtcaccttttctctctccttctgccattcTAATGTGGTCCATCACTTTTTCTGTGATATCCCTCCAATCCTGTCTCTTTCTTGCTCTGATATATACGTGAATGAGATCGTGCTCTTTATCTTAGCCTTATTCAATGTGTTCTTTGCTCTGATAGTTATCTTGACCTCCTATGCATTCATATTCATTGCTATCCTGAGGATGCATTCAGCAGAAGGACGGAAGAAAGCTTTCTCTACTTGTGCATCCCACCTCACCGCTGTGATCATATTCTATGGAACTGTAATCTTCATGTACCTACAGCCCAGTTCTAGTCATTCCATGGACAACGATCAAATGGCATCTGTGTTCTACACCATAGTAGTTCCCATGTTGAACCCAGTTGTCTATAGCTTAAGGAATAAAGAAATTCATAATACTTTCAAGAAAGCTGTTGAGAAAATGAAGACTTTTTTAAGttcctaa